In Gouania willdenowi chromosome 24, fGouWil2.1, whole genome shotgun sequence, a single window of DNA contains:
- the LOC114457589 gene encoding breast cancer metastasis-suppressor 1-like protein-A, whose product MPVHSREKKESHHEDMEVDFAEQDGSSSDEEDTVSLSVSEDGDSSEMDDEDCERRRMECLDEMTTLEKQFTDLKEQLYKERLSQVDIKLQEVMAGCAQEYLEPLANLQENMQIRTKVAGIYKELCLDSVKNKYECEIQAACQHWESEKLLLFDTVQSELEEKIRRLEEDRHSIDITSELWSDGLQSRKSKKKDVFCPVKKKKPVVVSGPYIVYMLQDLDILEDWTAIRKAVASLGPQRVKADAPAVKLDRHHHMARAEDGRLFYDNLWFCRGQAICINRKDEFPTSAIITTINSDEMWFKRLDGTKSKLYISQLQKGKYTIKHS is encoded by the exons ATGCCGGTCCATTCGCGGGAGAAGAAAGAAAGCCACCATGAAGACATGGAGGTGGACTTTGCCGAGCAGGACGGCAGCAGCTCAGACGAGGAGGACACAGTCAGCCTGTCTGTGTCTGAAGATGGAGACAGCTCTG AGATGGATGATGAAGACTgtgagaggaggaggatggagtGTTTGGATGAGATGACCACTCTGGAGAAACAGTTCACAGACCTGAAAGAGCA GCTGTATAAGGAGCGTCTGAGCCAGGTAGACATCAAGCTGCAGGAGGTGATGGCAGGCTGTGCTCAGGAGTACCTGGAACCTTTGGCCAATCTGCAGGAAAACATGCAGATCAGGACAAAAGTAGCCG GAATCTACAAAGAGCTGTGCCTGGATTCGGTGAAGAACAAATATGAATGTGAGATCCAGGCTGCGTGCCAGCACTGGGAG AGTGAGAAGTTGCTGCTGTTTGACACTGTGCAGAGTGAGCTGGAGGAGAAGATACGGAGACTGGAAGAAGACCGACACAGTATCGATATTACATCAG AGTTATGGAGCGACGGATTGCAATCACGGAAAAGCAAGAAAAAAGACGTGTTCTGTCCCGTCAAGAAGAAGAAGCCGGTCGTTGTGTCTG GGCCTTATATTGTTTACATGCTGCAGGATCTGGATATCCTTGAAGACTGGACAGCGATTAGAAAG GCGGTGGCTTCACTGGGGCCACAGCGGGTGAAGGCGGACG CCCCTGCAGTCAAGCTGGACCGACATCACCACATGGCACGAGCCGAGGACGGGCGACTTTTCTACGACAACCTGTGGTTCTGCAGAGGACAGGCCATCTGCATCAACAGGAAGGACGAGTTCCcgacaag tgccatcatcaccaccatcaacAGCGATGAAATGTGGTTCAAACGTCTGGATGGCACCAAGTCAAAGCTGTACATCTCCCAGCTGCAGAAAGGCAAATACACCATCAAGCACTCATAG
- the LOC114457863 gene encoding uncharacterized protein LOC114457863 isoform X1, with the protein MFSQKRKRPLWDGHEEPTSPRTKRGFSDLRSLRDRFPYRTSIRAAESCFALACRECNPVDGDLSERLSPWTDTHLSVKKVLEHIRSKQAISNVLLSDVVTKKFLGFHLDITSEFGPEDKQHSWAVLEKQDEVIMYGLYYPNYNSKKHSEDVVIRQTQDLIESESSACEDWNVYVFSMNSPCLARKDEPCMLRLIHKAEEWWNVHRVKTHIAFVRSWGFKGKKENVFKDITYRQVECINQSVDYESYMNASGNDLSPVCENVFSVTKDLLMSKDVNKFPLTTTVQKQDRKGYFKNMHSVSEGRAEDDRTVLCEEIKSVIQAAEALLSGLAEMTLEEYFKRGQMFVCEHTFSLGVSDALEDRLRQVFQQCWIEMVEDMYAEFIRNRLTEAFNRRAVQMFVKDVLDLKKEYLHIGRLQLSEEEPKLL; encoded by the exons AT GTTCAGTCAGAAGCGTAAGCGGCCTTTGTGGGATGGACATGAGGAACCAACCTCTCCACGCACTAAGAGGGGCTTCAGTGACCTGAGAAGTCTGAGGGACAGATTTCCATATCGCACGTCAATCAGAGCTGCAGA GTCTTGTTTTGCTCTCGCCTGCAGGGAATGTAACCCCGTTGACGGGGACCTCTCTGAGCGGCTCTCACCCTGGACTGACACACACCTCTCTGTGAAAAAAGTTCTCGAGCACATCCGCTCAAAACAAGCCATCAGTAACGTTTTACTCAGTGACGTAGTGACTAAGAAGTTCTTGGGTTTCCACCTTGACATCACCAGTGAGTTCGGCCCAGAGGACAAACAGCATTCATGGGCTGTGCTGGAGAAGCAGGACGAAGTCATCATGTATGGGCTTTACTATCCAAACTACAACAGTAAGAAGCACAGTGAGGACGTCGTCATCAGGCAAACACAGGACCTGATAGAGTCAGAGTCTTCAGCCTGTGAGGATTGGAACGTGTACGTGTTTAGCATGAACAGTCCATGCTTGGCCAGGAAAGACGAGCCATGCATGCTGAGGCTGATCCATAAAGCAGAGGAATGGTGGAATGTGCACCGGGTCAAGACTCATATCGCCTTTGTCCGAAGCTGGGGCtttaagggaaaaaaagaaaatgtcttcaaagacaTCACCTACCGACAGGTGGAGTGCATCAACCAGAGTGTGGACTATGAGAGCTACATGAACGCATCTGGAAATGACCTCAGTCCTgtgtgtgaaaatgtgtttagCGTCACCAAAGATCTGCTTATGTCTAAGGACGTCAACAAGTTCCCTTTGACGACGACTGTGCAGAAGCAAGACCGAAAgggttactttaaaaacatgcaCAGCGTTTCAGAAGGCAGAGCTGAGGATGATAGAACTGTGTTGTGTGAGGAAATAAAGTCTGTCATCCAGGCTGCAGAGGCTCTGCTGTCAGGGCTCGCTGAGATGACTTTGGAGGAATACTTTAAAAGGGGACAGATGTTCGTCTGTGAACACACCTTCAGCTTAGGAGTGAGTGACGCCCTCGAGGATCGACTCCGACAAGTATTTCAGCAGTGCTGGATAGAGATGGTAGAGGACATGTACGCAGAGTTCATCAGGAACCGTCTGACGGAAGCTTTTAACAGACGTGCTGTCCAGATGTTTGTCAAAGATGTGCTCGATCTCAAAAAGGAGTATCTGCACATTGGGAGACTCCAGCTTTCAGAGGAGGAGCCCAAACTGCTTTAA
- the LOC114457863 gene encoding uncharacterized protein LOC114457863 isoform X2 — protein sequence MFSQKRKRPLWDGHEEPTSPRTKRGFSDLRSLRDRFPYRTSIRAAEECNPVDGDLSERLSPWTDTHLSVKKVLEHIRSKQAISNVLLSDVVTKKFLGFHLDITSEFGPEDKQHSWAVLEKQDEVIMYGLYYPNYNSKKHSEDVVIRQTQDLIESESSACEDWNVYVFSMNSPCLARKDEPCMLRLIHKAEEWWNVHRVKTHIAFVRSWGFKGKKENVFKDITYRQVECINQSVDYESYMNASGNDLSPVCENVFSVTKDLLMSKDVNKFPLTTTVQKQDRKGYFKNMHSVSEGRAEDDRTVLCEEIKSVIQAAEALLSGLAEMTLEEYFKRGQMFVCEHTFSLGVSDALEDRLRQVFQQCWIEMVEDMYAEFIRNRLTEAFNRRAVQMFVKDVLDLKKEYLHIGRLQLSEEEPKLL from the exons AT GTTCAGTCAGAAGCGTAAGCGGCCTTTGTGGGATGGACATGAGGAACCAACCTCTCCACGCACTAAGAGGGGCTTCAGTGACCTGAGAAGTCTGAGGGACAGATTTCCATATCGCACGTCAATCAGAGCTGCAGA GGAATGTAACCCCGTTGACGGGGACCTCTCTGAGCGGCTCTCACCCTGGACTGACACACACCTCTCTGTGAAAAAAGTTCTCGAGCACATCCGCTCAAAACAAGCCATCAGTAACGTTTTACTCAGTGACGTAGTGACTAAGAAGTTCTTGGGTTTCCACCTTGACATCACCAGTGAGTTCGGCCCAGAGGACAAACAGCATTCATGGGCTGTGCTGGAGAAGCAGGACGAAGTCATCATGTATGGGCTTTACTATCCAAACTACAACAGTAAGAAGCACAGTGAGGACGTCGTCATCAGGCAAACACAGGACCTGATAGAGTCAGAGTCTTCAGCCTGTGAGGATTGGAACGTGTACGTGTTTAGCATGAACAGTCCATGCTTGGCCAGGAAAGACGAGCCATGCATGCTGAGGCTGATCCATAAAGCAGAGGAATGGTGGAATGTGCACCGGGTCAAGACTCATATCGCCTTTGTCCGAAGCTGGGGCtttaagggaaaaaaagaaaatgtcttcaaagacaTCACCTACCGACAGGTGGAGTGCATCAACCAGAGTGTGGACTATGAGAGCTACATGAACGCATCTGGAAATGACCTCAGTCCTgtgtgtgaaaatgtgtttagCGTCACCAAAGATCTGCTTATGTCTAAGGACGTCAACAAGTTCCCTTTGACGACGACTGTGCAGAAGCAAGACCGAAAgggttactttaaaaacatgcaCAGCGTTTCAGAAGGCAGAGCTGAGGATGATAGAACTGTGTTGTGTGAGGAAATAAAGTCTGTCATCCAGGCTGCAGAGGCTCTGCTGTCAGGGCTCGCTGAGATGACTTTGGAGGAATACTTTAAAAGGGGACAGATGTTCGTCTGTGAACACACCTTCAGCTTAGGAGTGAGTGACGCCCTCGAGGATCGACTCCGACAAGTATTTCAGCAGTGCTGGATAGAGATGGTAGAGGACATGTACGCAGAGTTCATCAGGAACCGTCTGACGGAAGCTTTTAACAGACGTGCTGTCCAGATGTTTGTCAAAGATGTGCTCGATCTCAAAAAGGAGTATCTGCACATTGGGAGACTCCAGCTTTCAGAGGAGGAGCCCAAACTGCTTTAA